Genomic DNA from Paenibacillus donghaensis:
ATCAAGGACCTGCTGCAGCGTACCCGATGAGGTCCCCACCGAGAAGTACACCTGATCTACGGTCGATTGAACCGCATCGGCTGAATAGATGCCCAGGCCGGTCAGGATGGCCTTCGTTTCCGCTCCCGTCTTGCCATAACTCTTCTTCAGCATTTCAGCAATATATGCCATCCGGTAGCCGCTCCCACTTAAGGCTAGAGCAGCATTCTCTGCGCTTGTGAAGATGCCTTTTGTCATAAAGATATTCAGCATTGCTGCATCAAACGCTGTGCCGTAAACGGTATTTAGATTGCTTAGAATGGCAGAAGCTTCGAAAGAGCCATTCGCAATTAACAATTCAGCGGTATCCGCTGCTGATTTGCCGCTGTATTCTTTCAACATTTTGATAATGTCATAGAGCGAGTAGCCTGCTGTCCACAGATAAGCGACAGCCGCGTTATCTTCCGTAATCCCGGCTCCTTGCAGTATGTCTTGAGGTGTACCGGGCGCAGATTCTCCATCCGAATCTTCGCCATAGATATGCAGAACAGTCCACTCAATGATGCTGCTGTCCTCGAAATGGAGCGTATTTAGCGCATCTATGGTTGCCTGGGACGAATTGCCGTAATAGTCTTTGGACACTTCGATCACATCCTGCAAGGTGTACCCCATCCAACGAAGGTACGGAGCGGCATCATTGATTTTGGCGATGCCGCTATTTTTCAGCAGGTCATCCAGACTTTCATTCAGCGGTTTCCCGTAGTATTGCGCCACGGCAGCCAATATGTCCGTTGTAGAGAAAGCTTCCGATTGCAGCAGAGCATAGGTGATTTCACCAGCTGCGAGATTATAATACGTTTTGCCCGCAAGCACCAGATCGGACAATGTAAGTCCTGCTGTTTTCAGCTGCGGCACCGCATCGGCGAACACGGTAATGCCAAGCGCGCTCAGCGTATCCAGCGTCGTCTGCGTGAGATTTTGCCCGTATACATAGGACACCGCGTTCTGAATATCCGCTTGGCCATAAGAAGCTTCCGCAATCAATGCGGCGGCTGTCTCTCCGGCTGTCAGCTGGTAATGCTCTTTACCCACCCGTACGATCCCATTCAGATCAAACTTCATGTTTTGCAGGAAAGACACGGCAGACCCGAGTGTGACCAGACCGCTTGCCGTTAATGAATCCACGATGCTATCGCGCGGCGAGGTTCTGTAAATATCCGTGATTCCCGAAACGATATCCGCTTGACGGTACAGATTGGAACTCGTCAGAGCCTGCAAAGCATCTCCGGCGGATAATCCGTATTCCGTTTTGGCCAGCTTGATGCTGCTCGCCAGACTGAAATGAGACTGGTAGACGAAGGAGATGGCACTCTCAAAGGAAGTCGTTCCCTGCTGAGCAAGCAGCGCATGAATCGTCCCCTCTATGGACTGGCCGTATACAGCTGCAATCGTCGTAATCAACACATTTTTATCTGTGAGAATATTCTTCTGCACGAAGAGCAGCGCCGTTTGACCCACCGTTTGGTTAAATGCTTCTTTGGCTGCACCTGCGATTTCTTGGGGCGCAAAGCCAGCATTCCACAAATAATCAATCGCCCCGCCAATGTCGGTGATGCCCTTCTCTTGCAGTGCTTCTGCTACCGTGGAACCCAGCGTCTGTCCGTATACGGAAGCAAGACCCGAGAGGATCAAGCTCTGATTATTAGGGTAAGCGGCGGTTAGCAGCTTTGCTGCTTCTCCAGCCGTAAGCCCATAATAATCTTTCAAAGCGCGGGCAATGTCCGGCAGCTTGTAGCCGCCTTTTTGCAGAAACTCCAGTCCGTCCTCTGGCGAGTCGATCGACGCAGCGGTCAGAAGCTGAGCGATGGTGACCTGCTGCTGGCCATATAACGACTGCAGCAGCCCAATGGTCGCCTGCAGATTGTTGCGTACAGAAGCATGGATAAGCAGCCCCTTCATCACCTCATCCTGACTGAATCCGCCTTGGATCAGGGCAGGACCAGCCTTGCCTGCATCCCAGAAAGAAGGATAACGCGCGGAGAGTGTGTTGATCACGGATGATGCCGTAGCTCCCTGCACCCGGAGCGTCTGAATCCAAAGCGCGATGGGATCGCTGCCGTATGCCCAGGCAAGCGCACGGGCGATAGCTTCCTGGTCTTCACCCGTATGCTGAAGCAGCAGCGGCGTTGCTGCACTTGCATCGAGGCCGTAAGCCTCGCGCAGCACCAGCGCTCTATCCTTAAGTGGATATGGAGCCAACTGATCAATTACTTGGTCCATGGTAAGGCCTTTATTCTTCAAATAGGCCGTGACATCACTTGCCGCAATGCCGTATTTGCTGAAGACAGCAATCCATTCGGTCCACCCTTTGCTGTCGAACTCGGCAGCCACCTCTTCGAAGGAATACCCCGCATTTTTCAGCGCAGACATCAGGTAAGGCATTCCCTTCGCTCTGACCCCCTCCGTCGGATAGAGGTTAATCGTTCCCTCTACGATCATGTCGAGGGTGTACTGGCTGGATACACTCATGGCTACGGTAATATCCGGAAGCGTTGCGCCAGCGAATAACAATTGGGTATCCTTGACAACCGTCCGCACATCGCATGCGCAGCCAAATCTGGCAAAAGCATTCGTCCGCTCCAGCTCCACCCAATCCTGCATCGTTACGCCCATCTGTTTAATCAAGACTTTGGCAATTTCGTATTTATCCCACATTTGCGAATTGCTCAGGACCGTCGCCATCGCGGTGGCGTCTGCCGTTACATTTGGATCTTGAGCAAATACTGTCCGGAGAGCGGCCAGCACCTCGGAAACTTCGTAACGGTTATTGTAATCATTGTAGAAGAGCTGTATTGCATCACTCAGCGTGAACGACGCTCCACCTTGCAAGGTGGCGTCATGAACACTCTGCAGCGATTGAACGGACGTCCTGCCAGCGAGCCTGAACTCTCTGAACAATCCGTCACGGTCGCTGCCATGCTTCAAATTATAATCCGCTAATTGAACCGGATCATATCCCCCATCCAGAAGATACTTAAGGATATGATTGCGCTGCTGCTGAGTAAGTCCCGGATACAGAGCGGCAATCGCTGCCGGGATGTCGGCACCGAACTGTTCCCGCAACAAAGTGGCTTGCGCTGAAACATTAAATCCGCTGCCGGCGAACTGCGCTAATACATCGCTTAACGATGTGCCCGAAGACACCCATAAACTGTTCACCAAGATAGAGATTTCTTTAATATCATAGTTGCTGCTGAGCATCGCGCTAATGATCACTGACGCGCCATCACCCGCCGATTTAACCGCTTCGGCAACTACTCTGGCAGACACTTTGGCATTCAGCAGCGCAATTGCCGCATCAGGCTGCGCATATTCTCTCCGCAGCAGTGAATAGGTGTAAGAAGCGGAGAATCCTGCGCCGAAAAAGGCCTCAATTGCTTCATCCGCGCCTGCAAAGCTATAATATAACGCAATCGCCCCGCTCACATCGCTTGCCGAATATCCAGCTTGAGACAACCATGTGGCACTTGTAACCGCATCAGCCTGATAAAGGTCCTTGATTACTGCGGCCGTATCGCTTGCCGACTGCTTGCCGCCAGCCAGCGCAACCACTGTTGCCGCATTGCTCAGTCCATAGGTGTTCTGAACGGCCCCTGCAATCCCGTTTCTATCGTAGCCCGCAGACCTGAGCAACAGAACTGTATTATCGCTCGTCTCATTGAAGTTGACCTTCAGAATCTTGGCAGCTTCGGATGTGGATACGTTGTAACGCTTCAGATACCCCATTAAATCCTTGCTCTGGAAGCCGAACTTCCGCAGGGCTGGGCCAATGTCACTGGCAGAATAGCCTGCGGAGAACAATTGTCCGACAACCAAGTAGTCGAAGGAAGCGTAGGGAGCTTTAAACGAATTGTAGGCATCATAGATCGATGTTGCATCCGCATCCATCGCATAGAGTATGGGAGCCATCTCGGAACTGATCATGACATACTCTATAAGAATGGCCCGGTAAAGGTTAGCTGATTTAAACCCGCCTTCTCTGAGCAATTGAGCTGTCTCCAGCGCTGACTTGCCGTATTGTTTATGAAGCACCTGCGCCGGATAAGCCGCGTCGTTCTTGTAGGCATAACTTGAGACAAATCCGAGCAGTGTTGCTACATTCGAGGCCGGCAATTCATCAAAAGCGGCCAGATACGTCTGATTCACTGCTTTCACTCTATTTATCCCTGTATAAGCAAGGGATACCGTTGAGGTGGAACTAATAGTCCGGCCGCTGCTGCTCCAGGTCAAAATGATTTGCGCCGGATCGGCACCGAGCGTGGAAACTACTGAGCTTTGCCACTGGGAGTCGATCTTGACGGAAAAGGATGAACTGGAAGCCACGCTGGTCAGCGGCTTATCAAAAGTAAGAATGACCTGCGTGCCGCTTTCGCTGGAGGAGGCATCGATCAATTGCGGCGGCGCGCTTACATTGTTCACCGTCAGATCCGCTCCGAAATCGTAACCTGTTTTGCCTACCCGCAGCTTGAATTCCTTATTGTAGGCCAGGTTCACCGTGACCTTATACGTTTGACCGTAATCAGAAGTCGACACGGTGCCGAGCGTTGCCGGATTGCTGCCGTCAAGCAGGGTGAGGTTCAAATCCGGAACCGGAGAGCTCAGACTTAAGGTAAAGCCGTTCTCATTCACACTTGCGATGCTGGCCGTGACCCGGTACGCCACGTAAACGCTAGCGGCTGTGCCGAAGTCATACCCTTGTTTCTTCAAGCTCAGCGAGTAAGTCTCCCCCTCAGCCAGCAGCGCTTGAATCGTATAAGTTCCGGCATCCGTTCCGGGAACGATGCCAGCTACCGTTACCTTATCGCCTGCTTCCGTTAGAAGCATAACGTCCGAAGTCAGCAAATCTATTCCCGCTTGAGCAAGCCGCAGCTTAATTCCGCTAACGTCCGCACTAGTTACCTGGCTGCCCACCACAATCGGCAGAACCACTTCGAGCGGACCTTCCGTGGGGTGAGCCGGATCTTGAATAAAGATCGTATAGGTTTGACCGGCTGATAGAGGAACACGTACGAAATACATTTTACCCGCATCGGCTGTGTTCGGGTTAGCATCATAGAACGAGGTGCTGTTCAGCGTGATGCTCTGACCACTTGAGTCGGTTAGATGAACCACAGCCAAATTCAGACCTGGAATTGCCTTACTCAGATTCAGGTTAAATCCGTAGGCGTTAATTGCGGTTGCTGACAGTTCCAGCATAGGCAGTACATCCAAATGAACAGATGGACCAAAATCATAACCTTGCGCTGTAACCGCTAACCGGTATGCCGCCCCTTCTGTCAGCTTCGCCGCTGCTTGATAGGTTAATCCGCCGTCAGCAGTCACCAGAGAATCAATCGCTACGGCCTCACCGTTACTGTCCGTCAGCAGGATATGACTAACTTTCAAATTAGGAACAGCGGTTTGCAGCCGCAAGGTAAACCCCTTCTTGGACAGTGCCTCAACCGATTGGGTTACCGGCTTCAGTACCGTAAATGGCAGGCCCGTTCCAAAATCATATCCGTTTTTCACAAGGTTTAGGCTGTAGGTTTCTCCGTATTGCAGTGCCGCTTGCACGGCATATGTCGCACCGCCGTCTGTCGTGGTTGCCGAAGCGGCGGAGACCGAATTGCCTTGAGCATCCACTAATTTAAAGCTTACTGCGCTTAACCCCGGAACGGCTGGCTCCAGCTTCACCGTCAGCTCGGCGCTCTGAATATCTGCATAAGCAATGCCAACCGGAATCGGCACAGCGGCTGCAAGCGGGGAGCCAAAGTCGTAACCCGGAGCCGACAACGCAAGCGTATAGGCCGCCCCAGCCGTAAGATCAGCTGCCAGCGTATAACCCGCTCCCCCGTTCAACTCCGAGACCGAATCGATAGCGACCGCATCGCCAGCGGAGTCGAGAAGCGTAAAGCTGCTCGCTTGCAGTCCACCGACAGCCGAAGTCAGCAGGATCGTTATTCCTTGTGTATTCACGGCTCCAATCTCACTCGTAATGGCACTTGGGAGATCGACTGACAGTTCTTCTCCGAAGTCATATCCCGCGTGATCCAGAGTAATCGTATAATTTTCGCCTCCGATAAAGGAAGCCTTAATGCGATAGGTCCCGCCTTCGTCAGCCGTTACGGCTGACGAAATGGCTATCGGTTGTCCTGAACTGTCTTTCAACGTAAAATCACTGGCGTTCAGCCCGGGAACGGCTGAGTTTAAGCCAATATCCACGTAAGAGGCTCCGGTTCTCAGAATCGCAGAACTTACGATAACAGGCACGTCGAGGACAACCGCCGCCCCGAAGTCATATCCATCTTTGACCGGAAGCACCGTGTACTGCTCCGCCCCATAGAAGTTCGCTTCTACTTTGTAGCTGTAACCACCATCCTCCGTCGTAACATTTGATGCAGGGAAGGTTACAAGAAATCCTCCCTGCTGGATTATGAAGTCGCTTGGACGCAGGTTTGGGATGGCATGGTCAAACCGGAGGGTAAACGCCTGGTTGTTTCCGCTGACCATCCCTTCGAACGTTGTCGTTACAGGCTGAACGGATACCGGTATATCTGATCCGAAATCATAGCCGAGCGTATTGAAGCTTAGCGAATATTGGACGCCCGCGGTGAGCGAAGCGTAAGCCTCATAAGAACGTCCCGCATCCCGGCTAATCAAGGATTCAATGCGGACGGACTGGCCTTGGTCGTCAACCAGGTTTAAGTTCGCCGGACTCAGACTAATCGGCGAGGACAGGCTGAGCCAGAAACTGGTCAAAGACTGCCGGTCGACGGTTGCCGACAAGGCACTCATTTTGAACGGATCAAATGTGCCGAAGGTATATGGCGTCTTGTCGGCTATTTTCACTGTGTACGTTTTGCCGCCGGAGAGCGGTACGAGGACCGTATAATTGCCCCCGCCATTCGTGGCTTGCACAGATTGCACCGTAGCTGTATTACCTGAATCATCGGTAATCGTAATGTCCGATGCGCTCAGACCCGGAACAGCCGGGCTCATCCCGATCTTGAAGCCCTTCTGCGTTTGTGCGTAGATCACGGTGTTCACACGTACTTTAAATCCGATGGTAAGAGGTGCTCCAAATAAGTAGCCAGGATAATTGGCTTGGAGCGTATACGTCTCGGTCGGATCAAACTGCCCTTCAATGTTGTAGAGACTGCCTTGTTCTTGGTAGGTCACCGTAAATGTTACCTTCTTGCCTTTGCTGTCGAACAAAGAGAAATTGTCCTTGGTCAGATCGGGCAAGAGTGGTGAAATATACACCACAATTTTATTGAGTGCTGTACCTAACAAATTAAGGGAAACTGTAGGCGAAATATCAAAAGATACCGGTGAGGCCAGTTTGAATTCATCTCTAACCAAATCGAAGGTGTAACCCTTGCCTGGTAGGGCCGATGTCAAAGTCACCAGATAGCTCAAACCTCGATCCGTAGTTTTCAAAGTGTACCCAGTCGTTGGGATTTGATCTCCGCTCGGATCGTGAAGGATCACTTGCTGCGGAGTCAATCCAGCCACTTTGGAGCTGAACTGAACCTTAAACCCCAAGACCGTCACATTGCTGATCGTTGCCGTGATAATCTTCGAGACCGCGAAGGCAACAGGATCATTCACTTGATACGTGACATCCGGTTTGTACTGCACCGTATACGTTTGACCGCCCACAAATGTGCCTGTAAGGGTATAGTGGGCGCCGGAGTCATCTGTTGCCACCGAAGTCAGCGCAACGCTCTCGCCTGATGCATTTTTAAGGATAAAATTCTTCTTGCCCAGTCCCGGAACCGGCCCATCCAGTTGAACTTTCAAGCTTGACGTTGTCGCCTCTGTAACGGTAAGCGTTGGCGGCAACATGAAGGACACCGGATTCATGGAGAATTCATCCTTGTCAAGCCTGATGTAGTAGGTTGTGCCCGAGTGCAATTTATTGCCCGGCACATACAGCTGGTAGCTGGCTCCGCCATCAACCGACTCGAACAGATTCGGATAATAAACCGTGCCCGCTTCATCTGTTAACGACAAGCCCAAATAGTTCTCGATCTCAGGGAAAGCAGGTGCAAACTTCAACGTCAAATGCCCGTCGTTCGTTACGTCCGCCACACTTCCCGTAATTAACCGGTTTACATGGAACGAGACCGGCGAATCGAAGATCATATAATCCTTCTGCAGCTCTACCGTATAATCCGCGTTATTCGCGAGCGTTACGCGAACATGGTAAGTCCCGCCATGATCATTGGTGGATAAGGCAACACCACTCAGCTTGTTATTCTGCGCGTCTTTGATGGTGATGTTCGCAGGCAGCAGACCGAGTACGGGATTGTCAAAAGAAAGATCAAAACCCGCGTTTGTAATATTGGAAAGGGTCGTTGCACCCGCGTCTGCTGTGGCGGCAACCTGGAAATCGACGCCTGCCTCCGGCAGGTGACCGGTCAATTTCAGATTGTAGCTGCCTCCCGGCAAATGGGCCGACAGATGATACGTTTTTCCTTGATCGTCTGTTACTGCCGATGAAATATCCACTTGGTCGCCCGTATCGTTGTTAAACAGCACAAAGGTTCCCGCATCCAGTCCATCCAGCGCGTAGTCCAGCTTCGCGTCCAGTCCATTGGCCGCGATTGTATCGACCGAAAGGGTCGCAACAACCGGAACCTCAAATGAGAGGACATTCGGATCAACATCCGCATCCAGCGTCAAATTGTAGTAACCCGGCGCAAGCGTTGCCGAGATCTGGTAGCTGGAGCCTTCATCGTCGTTCATCACGATTTTTTGGAGGGGTACCGCCGTACCGTCGATAGACCTTGTCAACTTAAAGCCGTATTGCGTATTGACCTTCACCGGAGGCGCCATTACGAGTGTGAATCCGGTATAGGAAGGATCAATAATGGCGTTCTGGGAGTACACATGGATGGTCTTCGGAGCGCCGAAGTCGTATCCGTCGACCTTGGCCGATACGGAATAGCTTTGGCCGCCCGATCCATCAAAGGTCACCACATATATCCGCTGCCGGCTGTCCCAAGTGACATCGGTAATTTCGACGTCATGGCCTGCCGCGTCTTTGACTGTAAAGTTATCTGTCGTCAAATCCGGCACACTCGGATTCAGTCCGGCCATAAACTGCGTCGGCTTCCGTCCCGCATTCCACAAATTAAGGGTTGCGTTCCCCAGCGTCGTGGGATCTCCGAAACTGTAGCCCGAAGCCGTGATGCCGAGTACGAAAGGACCCCCTGCGTTGATCTGCGTGGTTTGCAGCACGTAGCTACTGCCGCCACCTTGGGACAAAACCGAATCAAAAGCAATGACCTCGCCGCTGCTATTCTTGAGTTGAAACGCTGAAGCGGTTAAACCCGGCACCGCAACGTCAAAATAAATGGTTAGACCGGTGTAACCTCCGGGATATCCGTCATACGTCGTATACTTGCTTATCGCAACCAATGCAGGAACGTCCACGGTTCCTTGAGCGAATCGGCCATCATACATGTCCACACGGTAGGAATAAATACCAGCCGCAGATAAATCCGCTGACACGACCGCAGACTTGCCACCCGCGCTAAGCTGAACGCCGCCTACAGCGACGGATTTACCGCTCGGGTCTTCTAGCGTGATTTCGTCGGAGGAAACGCTCGAGATGGCATTTTGAAAAACAATCTGGAATCCGCCATGTGATATCCACCCCACCGAAGAGGGGACTCCCTCCGGCTGCACGGTCAGCGTGATAGGTTCCGTAAACTCGTACCCTTCCTTATCTAACGAGAGGGTATACGTACCGTTCTTATCCAGCGTCGCCCAGACTTCGTATTCTTTGCCAACGACCACCGCGCTGAGCATGTCGATGCTCACTACCTCGCCTGCTCCGTTCTTTAGAACTAAGTTCAATGAGTCTAAAGCCGGCACGATTGGATCCATGGTCAGGATAAAGCCGTAAGTTCTCACAGTTTTGACCGAAGGGGTTACTTTCACTCCCTCCTCGGCCGGCACTGCCGCCTCTAACGGCGCACCGAAGTTATAACCTGCCTGCTGGAGGTTGAGTCTGTACGTTTCACCTTTGGTCAATCCTGCGGTAATAGTATAAGTGCTGCCCCCATCAGAGGTTGCCGCGTTGTCGATATCGACCGCTTGACCATCCTTGCCACTAAGGGTGAAGTTCTCGGTAGTCAGACCAGGTACCGGCTGATCGAGCGACAAAGTGAATCCACTTGCAGTCACGTCACTCACAGCCGGAGTCACAACCAAGTCACCTGGCACTGCCACTTCGAGTGCCGCTCCAAAGCTATACCCGCTATGTTCAATAATGAGAGTGTACGTGCTGCCTGGGGCAAGAATCGCAGAGATCGCATACGATCCGCCGTCGTCTGTTGATACCGCTCCGTCAATCGGTAGTGTTCTTCCGCCTTTTTCTACCAATGTAAAATTGGAAGGAGTTAATCCTGCTACCGGCGGGTTAAGTGATATTTGGAAACCGGATTCTCCGATTCCGTATACCTCGGCGGTCACAGATATAACGCTCGGGTCCGTGACGGGAACGAACACCGACACTGCGTTACCAAAGTTGTATCCCGCCTTGGTGACGGTCAACGAATACGTAACGCCTTCTTGCAAGGATGCTGCTAAGTGATAAGAAGTCCCATCGCTATTCGGCGTCATTTTGTTAAGTGGAACAGCTTCGCCTGTTGCACTGCGTTTCAGCGTGAAATTCGACGT
This window encodes:
- a CDS encoding S-layer homology domain-containing protein — translated: MLNWLLIVSLIVGMIQPGPLLTGKAAAAAVDGVASIANDTTGHWAEKQLNEWMENGYIKGFQDGSFRPDQAIARIEFVTLVNRLFAYKGTADISFKDVPTKAWFASEVSAASQAGYVKGFPDGTFQPNKSLSRVEAAVMLAKLTPLLMKEGDNPLDVFKDAGSVPGYGRDALSALMVAGYMKGFPDQTVGPAKSLTRAEAVVLLDRIWEQSTSHADGGIVPPAKTLETGGTYGPATGSFMVAGDLTVNAPGTTLRNVIVKGNLVIGQKVGDGDIYLDHVTVLGSTAINGGGAHSVHIDNSQLGAVVVDRADGVVRVVIGGTTIIKQLDVQSDANIESNLNGTTSGGIEGVVISSTGEVTLSGDFNSVEIKSNVKVTVASGTIAHMVVNESATSSTITLNEGVQVTSLELHGTARVKGKGEIAKALVDAPNVVFESKPGSVETTDRGDYTVGSTSGSAGGGVAGGTGGGGTGGGGTGGDGTGGDGTGGGGTTPVDPQPQNVAVTTTLPSSSGFLLSFSDPVANLTAADISLQDTANHAVGITFVGSLNEGSSYRVAAALNEGETYSVTLSKTGYTFGTSVTFSVPVTSPDDIVVAKTVQNISAAGFGVTFDKPVTGLQTSNFTLKRSATGEAVPLNKMTPNSDGTSYHLAASLQEGVTYSLTVTKAGYNFGNAVSVFVPVTDPSVISVTAEVYGIGESGFQISLNPPVAGLTPSNFTLVEKGGRTLPIDGAVSTDDGGSYAISAILAPGSTYTLIIEHSGYSFGAALEVAVPGDLVVTPAVSDVTASGFTLSLDQPVPGLTTENFTLSGKDGQAVDIDNAATSDGGSTYTITAGLTKGETYRLNLQQAGYNFGAPLEAAVPAEEGVKVTPSVKTVRTYGFILTMDPIVPALDSLNLVLKNGAGEVVSIDMLSAVVVGKEYEVWATLDKNGTYTLSLDKEGYEFTEPITLTVQPEGVPSSVGWISHGGFQIVFQNAISSVSSDEITLEDPSGKSVAVGGVQLSAGGKSAVVSADLSAAGIYSYRVDMYDGRFAQGTVDVPALVAISKYTTYDGYPGGYTGLTIYFDVAVPGLTASAFQLKNSSGEVIAFDSVLSQGGGSSYVLQTTQINAGGPFVLGITASGYSFGDPTTLGNATLNLWNAGRKPTQFMAGLNPSVPDLTTDNFTVKDAAGHDVEITDVTWDSRQRIYVVTFDGSGGQSYSVSAKVDGYDFGAPKTIHVYSQNAIIDPSYTGFTLVMAPPVKVNTQYGFKLTRSIDGTAVPLQKIVMNDDEGSSYQISATLAPGYYNLTLDADVDPNVLSFEVPVVATLSVDTIAANGLDAKLDYALDGLDAGTFVLFNNDTGDQVDISSAVTDDQGKTYHLSAHLPGGSYNLKLTGHLPEAGVDFQVAATADAGATTLSNITNAGFDLSFDNPVLGLLPANITIKDAQNNKLSGVALSTNDHGGTYHVRVTLANNADYTVELQKDYMIFDSPVSFHVNRLITGSVADVTNDGHLTLKFAPAFPEIENYLGLSLTDEAGTVYYPNLFESVDGGASYQLYVPGNKLHSGTTYYIRLDKDEFSMNPVSFMLPPTLTVTEATTSSLKVQLDGPVPGLGKKNFILKNASGESVALTSVATDDSGAHYTLTGTFVGGQTYTVQYKPDVTYQVNDPVAFAVSKIITATISNVTVLGFKVQFSSKVAGLTPQQVILHDPSGDQIPTTGYTLKTTDRGLSYLVTLTSALPGKGYTFDLVRDEFKLASPVSFDISPTVSLNLLGTALNKIVVYISPLLPDLTKDNFSLFDSKGKKVTFTVTYQEQGSLYNIEGQFDPTETYTLQANYPGYLFGAPLTIGFKVRVNTVIYAQTQKGFKIGMSPAVPGLSASDITITDDSGNTATVQSVQATNGGGNYTVLVPLSGGKTYTVKIADKTPYTFGTFDPFKMSALSATVDRQSLTSFWLSLSSPISLSPANLNLVDDQGQSVRIESLISRDAGRSYEAYASLTAGVQYSLSFNTLGYDFGSDIPVSVQPVTTTFEGMVSGNNQAFTLRFDHAIPNLRPSDFIIQQGGFLVTFPASNVTTEDGGYSYKVEANFYGAEQYTVLPVKDGYDFGAAVVLDVPVIVSSAILRTGASYVDIGLNSAVPGLNASDFTLKDSSGQPIAISSAVTADEGGTYRIKASFIGGENYTITLDHAGYDFGEELSVDLPSAITSEIGAVNTQGITILLTSAVGGLQASSFTLLDSAGDAVAIDSVSELNGGAGYTLAADLTAGAAYTLALSAPGYDFGSPLAAAVPIPVGIAYADIQSAELTVKLEPAVPGLSAVSFKLVDAQGNSVSAASATTTDGGATYAVQAALQYGETYSLNLVKNGYDFGTGLPFTVLKPVTQSVEALSKKGFTLRLQTAVPNLKVSHILLTDSNGEAVAIDSLVTADGGLTYQAAAKLTEGAAYRLAVTAQGYDFGPSVHLDVLPMLELSATAINAYGFNLNLSKAIPGLNLAVVHLTDSSGQSITLNSTSFYDANPNTADAGKMYFVRVPLSAGQTYTIFIQDPAHPTEGPLEVVLPIVVGSQVTSADVSGIKLRLAQAGIDLLTSDVMLLTEAGDKVTVAGIVPGTDAGTYTIQALLAEGETYSLSLKKQGYDFGTAASVYVAYRVTASIASVNENGFTLSLSSPVPDLNLTLLDGSNPATLGTVSTSDYGQTYKVTVNLAYNKEFKLRVGKTGYDFGADLTVNNVSAPPQLIDASSSESGTQVILTFDKPLTSVASSSSFSVKIDSQWQSSVVSTLGADPAQIILTWSSSGRTISSTSTVSLAYTGINRVKAVNQTYLAAFDELPASNVATLLGFVSSYAYKNDAAYPAQVLHKQYGKSALETAQLLREGGFKSANLYRAILIEYVMISSEMAPILYAMDADATSIYDAYNSFKAPYASFDYLVVGQLFSAGYSASDIGPALRKFGFQSKDLMGYLKRYNVSTSEAAKILKVNFNETSDNTVLLLRSAGYDRNGIAGAVQNTYGLSNAATVVALAGGKQSASDTAAVIKDLYQADAVTSATWLSQAGYSASDVSGAIALYYSFAGADEAIEAFFGAGFSASYTYSLLRREYAQPDAAIALLNAKVSARVVAEAVKSAGDGASVIISAMLSSNYDIKEISILVNSLWVSSGTSLSDVLAQFAGSGFNVSAQATLLREQFGADIPAAIAALYPGLTQQQRNHILKYLLDGGYDPVQLADYNLKHGSDRDGLFREFRLAGRTSVQSLQSVHDATLQGGASFTLSDAIQLFYNDYNNRYEVSEVLAALRTVFAQDPNVTADATAMATVLSNSQMWDKYEIAKVLIKQMGVTMQDWVELERTNAFARFGCACDVRTVVKDTQLLFAGATLPDITVAMSVSSQYTLDMIVEGTINLYPTEGVRAKGMPYLMSALKNAGYSFEEVAAEFDSKGWTEWIAVFSKYGIAASDVTAYLKNKGLTMDQVIDQLAPYPLKDRALVLREAYGLDASAATPLLLQHTGEDQEAIARALAWAYGSDPIALWIQTLRVQGATASSVINTLSARYPSFWDAGKAGPALIQGGFSQDEVMKGLLIHASVRNNLQATIGLLQSLYGQQQVTIAQLLTAASIDSPEDGLEFLQKGGYKLPDIARALKDYYGLTAGEAAKLLTAAYPNNQSLILSGLASVYGQTLGSTVAEALQEKGITDIGGAIDYLWNAGFAPQEIAGAAKEAFNQTVGQTALLFVQKNILTDKNVLITTIAAVYGQSIEGTIHALLAQQGTTSFESAISFVYQSHFSLASSIKLAKTEYGLSAGDALQALTSSNLYRQADIVSGITDIYRTSPRDSIVDSLTASGLVTLGSAVSFLQNMKFDLNGIVRVGKEHYQLTAGETAAALIAEASYGQADIQNAVSYVYGQNLTQTTLDTLSALGITVFADAVPQLKTAGLTLSDLVLAGKTYYNLAAGEITYALLQSEAFSTTDILAAVAQYYGKPLNESLDDLLKNSGIAKINDAAPYLRWMGYTLQDVIEVSKDYYGNSSQATIDALNTLHFEDSSIIEWTVLHIYGEDSDGESAPGTPQDILQGAGITEDNAAVAYLWTAGYSLYDIIKMLKEYSGKSAADTAELLIANGSFEASAILSNLNTVYGTAFDAAMLNIFMTKGIFTSAENAALALSGSGYRMAYIAEMLKKSYGKTGAETKAILTGLGIYSADAVQSTVDQVYFSVGTSSGTLQQVLDLYGITTAEGAVSLLTKQNTPVQDILQYLKDAYNKGADEATALLAPYYKGPELGIAVTTVYYSSTNIGYLAKTIPAAYTGTPGTVAGYMKGKFTDSDIVLALKVIFNLDALGVQDAISSTVMTAERVRAAVAEVFGDDPLFAYLKRMKDQGANANDVAAELDVRGLLELAPSSYLVGTLRELGYDNASILKMRYNYYNDTRQNAGTEEEQGAELVQLGVNTPAAIVQYLRKWNLLPYKVIKIVKAGLPDAQAADIALAMREQGYDGIAIMGGLSAVGEGGDAIAGILRKLGLSAPDAMVFLNDRSSDEQLQWLISNGYTPSEYIKYRNVQSDNTIAVLKQQLGLSATDIAKLLNRYKGSLSYYAVAKALYDGGFTKVSDVAGALIETRNRPVWVLGTLVGIGGWTLQDVAQGMLDSGLISLVDLVDALQMANGGVLKETYRIIKAISTRERQQFYDSLDYVERKLLDNNEIAMIITVSAMRNANISISAVTNQLKVTEVIEPEDALKVLIVSGFNVLDSVGAVWDVYRDYIGAKIVLKMFEKAAGQYISDFKNYYKLVMTLSKIVYKLTS